A single region of the Schizosaccharomyces osmophilus chromosome 3, complete sequence genome encodes:
- a CDS encoding Schizosaccharomyces specific protein: protein MQVRSPKHISPVATVDLKKKPPALPTFWIAFPATRPIGFIRPRINRRITQVKQRAETEEAIFNLYQRWNPFSFSYRLILTDAIRDDKKILAWFFTKRFGSPKVIMKHTTSHDDGYMNWAIKFAEKSVIFDDMTSKEPRQVVWKLQNQKAKHENTWKADLVLPSRKQRMSVGSLNGFEIKFHAQVFEYTTRLMKFRHLEVAIFSMALYVKIYDLKLLHACLLP, encoded by the coding sequence ATGCAAGTTCGTTCACCCAAACATATCTCTCCGGTGGCCACCGTtgacttgaaaaagaagccaCCGGCTTTACCTACCTTTTGGATTGCTTTTCCAGCAACTCGGCCGATAGGCTTTATACGACCTCGCATCAATCGTCGGATTACCCAAGTCAAACAACGAGCCGAAACAGAAGAGGCAATATTTAATTTGTACCAACGATGGAATCCTTTCTCGTTTTCCTATCGTCTCATCCTTACAGATGCCATTAGGGATGACAAGAAAATTCTAGCTTGGttctttacaaaaagatttGGATCTCCAAAGGTTATAATGAAACACACGACAAGCCATGATGACGGCTATATGAATTGGGCAATCAAATTCGCTGAAAAAAGTGTGATATTTGATGACATGACTTCCAAAGAACCGAGACAAGTAGTTTGgaaattacaaaatcaaaaggCAAAGCATGAAAATACTTGGAAAGCAGATTTGGTCTTACCATCGCGAAAGCAAAGAATGTCCGTGGGTTCTTTAAATGGTTTCGAAATTAAATTTCATGCTCAGGTTTTCGAATATACAACTCGCTTAATGAAATTTCGTCATCTCGAAGTCGCCATTTTTAGCATGGCTCTCTATGTGAAAATATACGATTTAAAACTACTTCATGCTTGTCTCCTACCCTGA
- the aly3 gene encoding arrestin-related substrate adaptor Aly3 gives MNTNSLSNRHKSPVKLFEVRLYNAEANVIVLYGDSLDSAARISGVVVLSIAQPIRIRNIKLRLAGRSFVCWSDESKSSSNGGNKIRRQVNQILDRQWSFLSGDGNKTIQDGNYEYPFDYQLPPDIPESIERVPGCHIIYTLTACLERATIPSTNLESALQFRVVRTIPPNSLDLMHSVSVSDIWPSKVNYETSIPSKIYAIGSEIPINFKLYPLLKGLDIGKVTIVLKEYCSLFINSKTFSSTSRKDFKRVLAKKTVPGLAMIDDCWQDQIKIPIPESLGDCTQDCDLNCIRVHHKLRLSISLLNPDGHISELRNSLPLSLVISPVMFGARRSEGLFTGDHASYVNENVLPSYDRHIFDVLWDAVPPESAPVLSEFTTPNTSRRNSSDYGPASPVLSINTNTKSFSNTQSVSSPSLGSQPSFYIENSTQSPSDRTEFLSPITSPMAPFSGACRRAARSRANSTSSSFGGSQIQGLQPENSFLGSTSPNRTLPVRSVSTLSLQELGKLPPYYEAHSAFSNVLPLDGLPHYEQATKPLSPTPSLHGSQASTIIATPTPTVRVSPIETPTRSPPRPVTVIKSKSSGNLTHHGLH, from the exons ATGAATACGAATAGTCTAAGTAATCGTCATAAGAGTCCTGTAAAACTATTTGAAGTCCG GCTTTACAATGCTGAAGCGAATGTAATCGTACTGTACGGCGATTCACTTGACTCGGCTGCTAGGATCTCAGGTGTCGTAGTTCTTTCCATCGCTCAGCCCATTCGGATACGAAATATAAAACTTCGCCTTGCTGGTAgatcttttgtttg CTGGTCCGACGAATCCAAGAGTAGTTCAAATGGAGGCAATAAAATCCGACGTCAAGTGAATCAGATTCTGGATAGACAATGGTCATTTCTGTCGGGAGATGGCAACAAGACAATTCAAGACGGTAATTACGAATATCCGTTTGATTACCAACTTCCACCAGATATTCCTGAGTCTATTGAAAGAGTCCCAGGATGTCATATTATATATACTCTGACAGCCTGCTTAGAAAGAGCAACAATCCCTTCTACTAATTTGGAGTCTGCGCTGCAATTTCGTGTCGTCCGAACCATCCCTCCTAATAGTCTCGATCTCATGCACTCTGTAAGTGTTAGCGATATATGGCCGTCTAAAGTCAATTATGAAACGAGCATTCCTTCAAAGATATATGCAATTGGCTCTGAAATTCCAATTAATTTTAAATTGTATCCTCTTTTAAAAGGACTCGATATCGGGAAGGTGACAATTGTCTTAAAGGAATACTGTTCTCTGTTTATAAATTccaaaacattttcttctactaGCCGGAAAGACTTCAAACGTGTTTTAGCTAAAAAGACTGTACCCGGCCTTGCAATGATTGACGACTGTTGGCAAGatcaaattaaaattcCAATTCCTGAATCTTTGGGTGACTGTACACAAGATTGTGATTTGAATTGTATACGCGTTCATCATAAACTTCGTCTTTCCATCTCTCTATTAAATCCTGATGGTCATATATCTGAACTTCGCAACTCTTTACCCTTATCTTTAGTAATTTCACCGGTTATGTTCGGTGCTAGAAGGTCTGAGGGTCTTTTTACAGGAGATCATGCGTCTTATGTAAACGAAAATGTCTTGCCTAGTTACGATCGCCATATTTTTGATGTTCTTTGGGATGCCGTTCCTCCCGAAAGCGCTCCCGTGCTTAGTGAGTTTACTACACCTAACACTAGTCGGCGAAATTCTTCGGATTATGGACCGGCTAGTCCCGTTCTTAGTATCAACACGAACACAAAGTCGTTTTCAAACACCCAGTCCGTatcttctccttctttAGGATCTCAACCGAGCTTTTATATCGAAAACTCAACTCAATCTCCCTCTGATAGAACTGAATTTCTATCACCTATAACATCTCCAATGGCGCCATTTTCCGGTGCCTGTCGTAGAGCTGCTCGTTCTAGAGCCAATAGTACCTCTTCATCGTTTGGTGGTTCTCAAATACAAGGCTTACAGCCTGAGAATTCTTTCTTGGGTTCAACATCTCCTAACCGCACGCTACCTGTGCGTAGTGTGTCTACCCTAAGTTTACAAGAGTTAGGTAAATTACCTCCTTACTATGAAGCACATTCAGCTTTCTCAAATGTACTCCCTCTTGACGGACTTCCTCATTATGAACAGGCTACAAAGCCGTTAAGTCCGACCCCTTCTCTTCATGGCAGTCAAGCTTCGACTATCATTGCAACACCTACACCTACTGTGCGTGTCTCACCAATAGAAACTCCTACTCGAAGTCCACCTCGTCCGGTTACagtaataaaaagtaagtCCTCTGGCAATTTGACACACCACGGGCTTCACTGA
- the mug160 gene encoding Armadillo repeat protein, ATXN10-like protein produces the protein MDNQQLDYAILFHHCNEDSENYLRTIRNRLASGKDVQQAAGEAGLFTQFLPEQLAASVSQKPYTSLPWQILANSVAGDSPLQDEAWAFLTKFPPILPLPVTSAQLAAFEISIWSLILNNNKRLSQLCTSPAGLYLLDILVDQDRHPDWQRESILFRIISHILSNGYAEILIKRAVLLGFRSIYFAVDAMSREPFVAVDLSLFPTLYLITRLIAKRLHQRVSSMDKSNISEADLTVVTYLSESFKLVISLLYTRYEKLTLIHNDSNQKIDIAHEFQRYYHDSSLATNEVLLLLGVLNQCIPRKTLVQKIPIPPGSFYDFCEAVGGVKRECVHFITFAAHLYPATQDDVRNTDGGLSVILSQCNIDDFNPYLREVTVLCIRHLLQNNPDNQAFIANLNPVGISKSEVLEEAGYDSQIDDNGKVKLVPKNRL, from the coding sequence ATGGATAATCAACAATTGGACTATGCCatcctttttcatcattgcAATGAAGATTCAGAAAACTATTTAAGAACAATAAGAAATCGCTTGGCTTCAGGCAAAGATGTACAACAAGCTGCCGGGGAGGCAGGTTTGTTCACACAATTCCTTCCTGAGCAGCTTGCAGCTTCAGTTTCCCAAAAACCATACACTTCTCTTCCTTGGCAAATCCTTGCAAACTCTGTAGCTGGTGACTCGCCTTTACAGGATGAGGCGTGGGCTTTCCTTACCAAATTTCCTCCTATACTACCTCTCCCAGTTACGAGTGCTCAATTGGCTGCATTTGAAATTTCGATTTGGTCCCTAATACTAAATAATAATAAGAGATTAAGTCAGCTGTGTACCTCTCCTGCTGGCCTGTACTTACTCGATATCTTAGTTGATCAGGATCGTCATCCAGATTGGCAGAGAGAAAgcattctttttcgtaTCATCAGCCATATCTTGAGTAACGGTTATGCAGAAATCCTTATTAAACGTGCAGTTCTATTGGGATTTCGATCCATCTATTTTGCTGTCGATGCCATGAGCCGTGAACCGTTTGTTGCTGTGGATTTATCTTTGTTTCCCACTCTTTACCTAATCACCCGCTTAATTGCTAAACGGCTTCATCAACGTGTTTCTTCCATGGACAAATCTAATATCTCAGAAGCTGACTTGACCGTCGTCACTTACTTATCCGAGAGCTTCAAATTGGTTATTAGTCTTCTTTACACACGATATGAAAAACTTACTCTGATACATAATGActcaaaccaaaaaatagatATTGCTCATGAATTTCAACGGTACTACCATGATTCTTCGTTGGCCACGAATGAAGTACTGCTTTTACTTGGTGTCCTTAATCAGTGTATTCCACGCAAGACTTTAGTTCAGAAAATTCCTATTCCTCCTGGAAGTTTCTATGATTTTTGTGAAGCTGTAGGAGGTGTTAAACGGGAATGCGTTCATTTCATCACCTTTGCCGCGCATTTATATCCGGCTACACAGGACGATGTTCGAAACACAGACGGTGGTTTGTCAGTTATACTGTCTCAATGTAACATTGATGATTTCAATCCATACCTCCGTGAAGTTACTGTCCTTTGTATCCGTCATCTATTGCAAAACAATCCCGATAATCAAGCATTCATTGCCAACTTGAACCCTGTAGGTATTAGCAAATCTGaggttttggaagaagccGGCTATGATTCTCAAATCGACGATAATGGGAAAGTGAAACTAGTACCTAAAAATCGTCTTTAA
- a CDS encoding amino acid transmembrane transporter codes for MSHSDKNDLEGLNPDAAELAALGYKQEFKREFSSLSSFCVSFSVLGLLPSFASTMYYTAGYAGTPAMVWGWLIAMVFVQCVAYGMAELCSSMPTSGGLYYAAAKLAPRRWGPLAAWLTGWSNYFVQVTAAPSVAYSFSGMVLSLIQIKNPSYTPQNYQTFLLACSAMMVMTLVSCLPTKVIAHFNTCGTVINMVFLGIVMITLLAVAGKNHAFNSSHKVWTNFENQTDWSDGLALLMSFAGVIWTMSGYDSPFHLSEECSNASVAAPRAIVMTSAFGGVVGWLLNLIIAYTVVDVSQVMNDGLGQPYVVYLQQVCDYKTTVALTALTVVCSFMMGQGCMVAASRVTYSYARDGVFPFSDYLAHVDVRTKTPNRCTWMNTIAGMLLLLLIFAGDVAISAIFSVGAIAAFVAFTIPIFIKITCVSDLDFQRGPFHLGRFSKPIGYASCAFVLLMLPILCFPETKGKNLNAQGMNWTCVVYGGPMFAIIVWWIVSAHKWFTGPCLTYVPDTSVSSDVILEGVSKPDDDEASVSITKKK; via the coding sequence ATGTCTCATAGCGACAAAAATGATTTAGAGGGTCTTAATCCAGATGCTGCAGAGCTGGCTGCCTTGGGTTATAAACAGGAATTTAAGCGTGAATTCTCTTCATTAAGTTCGTTTTGCGTTTCCTTTTCCGTTCTTGGTTTGCTGCCCTCTTTCGCTTCTACCATGTATTACACAGCAGGCTACGCCGGCACTCCTGCCATGGTATGGGGCTGGCTCATTGCAATGGTTTTCGTTCAATGCGTCGCTTATGGTATGGCAGAGCTTTGTTCTTCCATGCCTACTTCTGGTGGTTTGTATTACGCTGCCGCAAAGTTGGCTCCTAGACGCTGGGGCCCTTTGGCTGCTTGGCTTACTGGCTGGTCCAATTATTTCGTTCAAGTCACAGCTGCTCCTAGTGTCGCTTACTCCTTCTCGGGAATGGTTCTTTCTCTTATTCAGATCAAAAATCCTAGTTATACCCCTCAAAACTACCAAACGTTTTTATTAGCATGTTCTGCTATGATGGTCATGACTTTGGTTTCCTGCCTTCCAACAAAGGTTATCGCCCATTTTAATACTTGCGGTACAGTCATCAACATGGTCTTCCTTGGCATTGTCATGATTACCCTTTTGGCCGTCGCTGGCAAAAACCATGCCTTCAATAGCAGTCATAAAGTATGGACAAACTTTGAAAACCAAACCGATTGGAGCGATGGGTTAGCCCTTTTGATGTCTTTTGCCGGTGTCATCTGGACAATGTCTGGTTACGATTctccttttcatttaagTGAGGAATGCTCCAATGCTAGCGTTGCCGCTCCAAGAGCTATCGTCATGACCTCGGCTTTTGGTGGTGTTGTTGGCTGGCTTCTAAACCTCATCATTGCATATACCGTTGTCGATGTTTCACAAGTTATGAACGACGGTTTAGGTCAACCCTATGTCGTCTATCTTCAACAAGTCTGTGACTACAAAACTACTGTCGCTTTGACTGCCCTCACGGTCGTTTGTAGTTTTATGATGGGTCAAGGTTGCATGGTTGCTGCCTCTCGTGTTACTTATTCTTATGCCAGAGATGGCGTCTTCCCCTTTTCCGATTACCTCGCTCATGTCGACGTTCGCACAAAGACTCCCAACCGATGTACCTGGATGAATACTATTGCCGGTATGCTACTGCTACTCTTAATTTTTGCTGGCGATGTAGCCATCAGTGCCATTTTTTCTGTCGGTGCTATTGCCGCCTTTGTTGCTTTTACGATTCctattttcatcaaaatcaCGTGCGTCTCTGATCTCGATTTTCAAAGAGGCCCTTTTCATTTGGGTCGCTTTTCAAAGCCCATTGGTTACGCCTCCTGTGCGTTCGTCCTGCTTATGCTTCCCATCTTGTGTTTCCCAGAAACCAAAGGAAAGAATTTAAATGCACAAGGTATGAACTGGACATGCGTTGTATATGGAGGCCCTATGTTTGCTATTATCGTTTGGTGGATTGTATCCGCCCACAAATGGTTCACTGGCCCTTGTCTTACATATGTTCCAGATACATCTGTCAGTTCAGATGTTATTTTGGAGGGCGTATCCAAGCCTGACGACGATGAAGCCAGTGTTTCCattacaaagaaaaagtag